The Zingiber officinale cultivar Zhangliang unplaced genomic scaffold, Zo_v1.1 ctg224, whole genome shotgun sequence genome segment ACCGCTGAAAGGGATAATGCCGCCATGAGTGGCGGCTTACAAGCGCATCCAGCACCGCATCCTGCGCCGGCGGTGCGGGAGCAGGACCGGTTCATGCCGATCGCGAACGTGATCCGTATCATGCGCCGGGTGCTGCCGGCGCACGCAAAGATCTCCGACGACGCGAAGGAGATGATCCAGGAGTGCGTGTCGGAGTACATCAGCTTCATCACCAGCGAGGCCAACGAGCGGTGCCAGCGCGAGCAGCGCAAGACCGTCACCGCCGACGACGTCCTCTGGGCCATGCGCAAGCTCGGCTTCGACGACTACCTTGACCCCCTAACCCTCTTCCTCCACCGCTACCGCGAGCTCGAGGCCGGCGCAGCCACTGACTCCTCCTCCGGCCACAACGCTCCCCCCACGCTCCACCTCCCCAAGCACCACCGCAACGCCGCCGCCCCTGTTCCCGACATTTCCGCCCCTGCTCCCCAGTACTTCGCCACTCCCCCTCTGTCTGGATTCCTCATGCCGCCGGCGCCAGCGCAACCGAGTAATCTCATGAGCGAGAGCATGGTGGGCTACTTCTTCAACAtgtacggcggcggcggcggaggagaaGCAGGGCCCAGCGGCGCCGCCGGCTACAATTTCCCCAATTTTGACCCCCAATTTCATCACAAGTAATCGCCGGCGATGGTGCCGTAATAATTGACTTCTTTAGGAGGCTTTGGAAGAAGTATGCCATGGTTTGTGTTTGCATCAAATTAATGGGGGTGGATTCTTATCAACATCTAGCATTtctgtttttttatatataatttaagtCAGTGATTATCTGATCTTACAAAAATTTTGAGATTTAAATCCTTATTGTTCCACCCTCCTCTTATCATCACACCATATAACTATCTACATTCGGAACAGCTAGAGAATAAGTCCTCTATCCCTGTATTATACTCTGTCCGTCACATACTCGCTCAAATGTTACAATTTACCTCCCTCATGATGACCTTGGGTCGGATATGACAGAAGCGCTGAGGGCAAGCGTTTCACCTTTTACCACAATATAACTCTCTACATTTCTTAATTTTTATGTTCTTACTAAAATTCTGATCAATAATCATTACCAACTCAATTAATTTTAGTGAAATAACTTAACAGATCAAAAACTTATTACTTTGATATTTTGACAGTTTGGATTTAAATCCTCTTGATCAATTCATACAAAACTCTGATACAAAACATGGTTTATTGAGTTAACTTAACCAAGCATCAGGGAATCATCAACAAGAAGCTTCAATAACATGTTGGTTATTTGCTAGTTTATGCAGTTGCATGATACAACACATGGAGGCAATGAATGGGATTTGCAAATCCATAACAAACATCTAAACTAATCTAACACGAGAAAGGTAATCAAGTTTTCGATTGTTCACATGAACAAGTCATGCCTAGATGGATTCCTAAAATTTTGCACTGGACTATACGGCATCTGTTATTTTACATAGTCTTATCAACATGTCGAAAATCCTAGTA includes the following:
- the LOC122036918 gene encoding nuclear transcription factor Y subunit B-8-like, whose translation is MSGGLQAHPAPHPAPAVREQDRFMPIANVIRIMRRVLPAHAKISDDAKEMIQECVSEYISFITSEANERCQREQRKTVTADDVLWAMRKLGFDDYLDPLTLFLHRYRELEAGAATDSSSGHNAPPTLHLPKHHRNAAAPVPDISAPAPQYFATPPLSGFLMPPAPAQPSNLMSESMVGYFFNMYGGGGGGEAGPSGAAGYNFPNFDPQFHHK